The following coding sequences are from one Microbacterium sp. SSM24 window:
- the whiA gene encoding DNA-binding protein WhiA: protein MSLTADVKAELITVRDPRPTARVAELTSLLRFSGGLHSIANRVAVEAELDSDVLARRTARDLVDIYGVRPELVHVQGSGGRSGSHYAVRVIDGGETLARQTGLLDQRRRPVRGLPNKLTTGSRADLAAVWRGAFLAAGSLSEPGRSAALEITCPSPEAAMALVGAAHRLGIPGKAREVRGIPRVVVREGEAIRAALAAMGAEKAAAEWDQLRQRREVRAGVNRLVNFDDANLRRSAQAAVAACARVERAMEILGDEIPDHLREAGDLRLAHRDASLDELGHHADPPLTKDAVAGRIRRLLAMADKKADAEGIPGTESAVPAGMED from the coding sequence GTGTCGCTGACCGCTGATGTGAAGGCCGAGCTGATCACCGTGCGCGACCCGCGCCCGACGGCGCGGGTGGCCGAGCTCACGTCGCTGCTGCGGTTCTCCGGCGGGCTGCACTCGATCGCGAACCGGGTGGCCGTCGAAGCGGAGCTGGACTCCGACGTGCTCGCGCGCCGCACCGCGCGCGACCTCGTCGACATCTACGGCGTACGACCCGAGCTCGTGCACGTGCAGGGCTCCGGTGGTCGCAGCGGCAGTCACTACGCCGTGCGGGTCATCGACGGCGGCGAGACGCTCGCGCGCCAGACGGGGCTGCTCGATCAGCGTCGCCGCCCCGTGCGCGGGCTGCCGAACAAGCTCACCACGGGCTCCCGCGCCGATCTGGCGGCGGTGTGGCGAGGTGCCTTCCTCGCGGCCGGCTCGCTCTCGGAGCCCGGCCGGTCGGCGGCACTCGAGATCACCTGCCCGTCGCCGGAGGCCGCGATGGCCCTCGTGGGCGCGGCGCACCGGCTCGGCATCCCCGGCAAGGCGCGCGAGGTGCGCGGCATCCCGCGCGTCGTCGTCCGCGAGGGCGAGGCCATCCGGGCGGCTCTGGCGGCGATGGGTGCCGAGAAGGCCGCCGCGGAGTGGGATCAGCTGCGCCAGCGCCGCGAGGTGCGCGCAGGGGTGAATCGTCTCGTCAACTTCGACGACGCCAACCTCCGTCGCTCGGCGCAGGCCGCCGTCGCCGCGTGCGCGCGAGTGGAGCGGGCGATGGAGATCCTCGGCGACGAGATTCCCGACCACCTCCGCGAAGCCGGCGATCTCCGGCTCGCGCACCGCGACGCCAGCCTCGACGAGCTCGGCCACCACGCCGATCCGCCGCTCACGAAGGACGCCGTGGCCGGCCGCATCCGTCGCCTGCTCGCCATGGCGGACAAGAAGGCCGACGCCGAAGGCATCCCGGGGACCGAGTCCGCCGTTCCCGCGGGCATGGAGGACTGA
- a CDS encoding PhzF family phenazine biosynthesis protein, with the protein MTRPAIQRWAAFSDDPAGGNPAGVVLGADILTDAEMQRIAADVGYAETAFISGDGRDRGIRYFSPVAEVPFCGHATVASAVALAEDLGDGAFVFRTPVGPVEITTTSTVGRRASFTSVEPWVSELAAADLDAVLALLGIVRADLDPRHPPRLAFAGNPHPLIVLADVAVFDAFRFDPAAARALMDAAAWPATIIVLHDRGGGDWDARNVFPVGTLSEDPATGAAAAATGAYLRSTGAVSPPALVRISQGRHVGRPGLLEVAIPAAGGITVTGAAVRIG; encoded by the coding sequence ATGACGCGACCCGCGATCCAACGATGGGCGGCGTTCTCCGACGATCCGGCGGGGGGCAATCCCGCGGGTGTCGTGCTGGGCGCCGACATCCTCACCGACGCCGAGATGCAGCGGATCGCCGCCGACGTCGGCTACGCCGAGACGGCCTTCATCTCGGGCGACGGGCGGGACCGCGGCATCCGCTACTTCTCCCCTGTCGCCGAGGTGCCGTTCTGCGGCCACGCGACGGTCGCGTCCGCCGTCGCACTGGCGGAGGACCTCGGCGACGGCGCCTTCGTGTTCCGGACGCCGGTCGGTCCGGTCGAGATCACCACGACCTCGACCGTCGGGCGCCGAGCGTCGTTCACGAGTGTCGAGCCGTGGGTCTCGGAGCTGGCGGCAGCGGATCTCGACGCCGTCCTCGCGCTGCTGGGGATCGTCCGCGCGGACCTGGACCCGCGGCATCCGCCCCGCCTCGCCTTCGCGGGGAATCCGCACCCGCTCATCGTTCTCGCCGACGTCGCGGTGTTCGATGCCTTCCGCTTCGATCCCGCCGCTGCCAGGGCGCTGATGGATGCCGCCGCCTGGCCCGCCACGATCATCGTCCTCCACGACCGCGGCGGCGGCGACTGGGACGCGCGCAACGTGTTCCCGGTCGGGACCCTCAGTGAGGATCCGGCGACAGGAGCCGCCGCCGCAGCGACGGGCGCGTACCTGCGCTCGACGGGCGCGGTGTCTCCGCCGGCGCTGGTGCGGATCTCGCAGGGACGCCACGTCGGGCGGCCGGGGCTCCTCGAAGTGGCGATCCCGGCCGCCGGCGGCATCACGGTCACCGGCGCCGCCGTGCGGATCGGCTGA
- a CDS encoding superoxide dismutase, with protein sequence MATYSLPDLPYDYAALEPHISGKIMELHHDKHHQAYVTGANTALEQLAEARESGNLANVNKLEKDLAFHLGGHVNHSIFWTNLSPDGGGEPEGELRAAIDEFFGGFDKFQAHFTAAAMGIQGSGWSVLSWDPIGEQLIIQQLFDQQGNTAQGTIPLFQLDMWEHAFYLDYLNVKADYVKAAWNIANWQNVAQRLEAARQKTSGLLVLS encoded by the coding sequence ATGGCGACTTACTCCTTGCCCGACCTCCCTTACGACTACGCCGCCCTCGAGCCGCACATCAGCGGCAAGATCATGGAGCTGCACCACGACAAGCACCACCAGGCGTATGTGACCGGGGCGAACACCGCTCTCGAGCAGCTGGCCGAGGCCCGTGAGAGCGGAAACCTCGCGAACGTCAACAAGCTCGAGAAGGACCTCGCCTTCCACCTCGGCGGTCACGTCAACCACTCGATCTTCTGGACCAACCTGTCGCCGGACGGCGGCGGTGAGCCCGAGGGCGAGCTTCGAGCCGCCATCGACGAGTTCTTCGGCGGCTTCGACAAGTTCCAGGCCCACTTCACCGCTGCTGCGATGGGCATCCAGGGCTCCGGCTGGTCCGTGCTGAGCTGGGACCCGATCGGCGAGCAGCTGATCATCCAGCAGCTGTTCGACCAGCAGGGCAACACCGCCCAGGGCACGATCCCGCTCTTCCAGCTCGACATGTGGGAGCACGCGTTCTACCTGGACTACCTCAACGTCAAGGCCGACTACGTCAAGGCGGCGTGGAACATCGCCAACTGGCAGAACGTCGCCCAGCGCCTCGAGGCTGCCCGCCAGAAGACCTCGGGCCTGCTGGTACTGTCATAG
- the gap gene encoding type I glyceraldehyde-3-phosphate dehydrogenase, which yields MTVKIGINGFGRIGRNYLRAALAQGADLEIVAVNDLTDNKTLAHLLKYDSVGGVLSEDVSYTADSITVGDKTIKVFEERDPANLPWGELGVDIVIESTGRFTKAEDAKKHIAGGAKKVLISAPATGDDVTVVMGVNEGDYDPANHVIISNASCTTNCLAPLAQVFNDAFGIERGFMMTAHAYTADQNLQDGPHSDLRRARGAAINIVPASTGAAKAIGHVLPELNGKLSGSSYRVPVPTGSIVDLTIVTPTEGLTVEQVNAAYKAAAADGRLAGYLQYTEDPIVSSDIQGNPHSSIFDAELTNVSGNLVKVSAWYDNEWGYSNRLVDLTEYVAESL from the coding sequence GTGACTGTCAAGATCGGCATCAACGGCTTCGGCCGTATCGGACGCAACTACCTCCGCGCGGCGCTCGCGCAGGGTGCGGACCTCGAAATCGTGGCGGTGAACGACCTCACCGACAACAAGACCCTGGCGCACCTGCTCAAGTACGACTCCGTGGGAGGCGTGCTGTCCGAGGATGTCTCCTACACTGCCGACTCGATCACGGTCGGCGACAAGACGATCAAGGTCTTCGAGGAGCGCGACCCCGCCAACCTGCCCTGGGGCGAGCTCGGGGTCGACATCGTCATCGAGTCGACCGGCCGCTTCACCAAGGCCGAGGACGCCAAGAAGCACATCGCGGGTGGCGCGAAGAAGGTCCTCATCTCGGCTCCTGCCACCGGCGACGACGTCACCGTGGTGATGGGCGTCAACGAAGGCGACTACGACCCCGCCAACCACGTGATCATCTCGAACGCCTCGTGCACCACGAACTGCCTGGCGCCCCTCGCGCAGGTCTTCAACGACGCCTTCGGCATCGAGCGCGGCTTCATGATGACGGCCCACGCCTACACGGCCGACCAGAACCTGCAGGACGGCCCGCACAGCGACCTGCGCCGTGCGCGCGGTGCCGCGATCAACATCGTGCCGGCGTCGACCGGCGCGGCGAAGGCCATCGGCCACGTGCTTCCCGAGCTCAACGGCAAGCTCAGCGGCTCCTCGTACCGCGTTCCGGTTCCCACCGGCTCGATCGTCGACCTCACGATCGTCACGCCCACCGAGGGTCTCACGGTGGAGCAGGTCAACGCCGCGTACAAGGCCGCTGCGGCCGACGGACGTCTCGCAGGCTACCTCCAGTACACCGAGGACCCGATCGTGTCGAGCGACATCCAGGGCAACCCGCACTCGTCGATCTTCGACGCGGAGCTCACGAACGTCAGCGGCAACCTGGTCAAGGTCTCCGCCTGGTACGACAACGAGTGGGGCTACTCGAACCGCCTCGTCGACCTCACCGAGTACGTCGCCGAGAGCCTTTAA